AAGCACCATTTCACCTTGGGTGGTTTGGCAGGCAAAAAGCTGATGCGAACTATCCTCAAACCTGGCTTGAATGGATTCAGGTTCGGCAATCAGTGGCGGCAAACAGGCTTGTTCGGCGGCGGTGAGTAATGGATAGCTGAACATTTGAGCAGTGCGGGTTAAGGCGTCTGAAGGTTACAGCAACCTGCGCAAAGGCTTTATTAAAGCCGGCAGCGGACATGAGCAAGTTTTAAAGGGGCGGTTCACCAACCCATTTTTTTCAATTGGCGCGGTAAGCGCGTCGTTGCGATGCAGCCTACAGCTCATAAAGCGCTTGTTTAAGCAAAGCGATTTGCGCCTCAGGAATCATTTGACCATTGTGCGCAGAGATCAGAAAACTATCTTCAACGCGATTCCCCAACGTGTTGATTTTAGCATTGTGTAACTCAATGCCCAGTTGATGAAAGATCAGTGCCATGCTGGCCAGCAGGCCAGGCCTGTCGTTTGCGACAACATTCAGCTGCTGAAAGGTCAGCGCATGGTTATATTGACTGACCACGGGCTGCAGATGAATTTGGGTGGCAATCGGCATGTGTTTCACTTGCCGACTGACTCTGCCTCTAATCGGCGCTGGCATGCTGTCATGACCCAGTAACTTATCGTTGAGCCCTTGTTCAATATGCTTAAGTAAGCCGTTATAGCTGATCTGGCGTGTTTCAGGCTCAAGCACGATAAAGTTATCCAGCGCGTAGCCGTGTGCAGTCGTGTAAATCTTGGCCTGCACAATGTTGTATTGCATGCTGTCGAAAAAATGGCAGATGCGGGCAAAGATTTCCCGCTGATCACGGCTATAAATCATGACCTGAATGCCATCACCTTTGGGGCTCAAACGCGCGCGTACAATGGGTTTTGCAGATTGCTGGTGCGGCATCAGCAATCGGCTTTGCCAAGCAATTTCGTCACTGTCAAAGCGGCTAAAATAGCCGCCTCCAAATGCTTCCCATAACGGTTGCACTGACGATTCTTTTAAATTGAAACTGCTGAGCTTTTGTAATACTTCTTGTTTGCGCAAACGCAGCTGCGCCTCGGTATTGAGTGATTGTTGCAGCACACGACGCGTTTGCAGAAACAGACTTTCTAGCAGTTTGGCTTTCCATGCATTCCAGACATTGGGGCTGGTGCCGCGAATATCCGCCACTGTTAACAAATACAAAGCAGTGAGCCGATATTCTGATCCGACAAATTGTGCAAACGCTTCAATTACATCGGGGTCTGATAAGTCACTTTTTTGTGCCGTGCTCGATAGTTTTAAATGGGCTTCGACCAGCCATGCGACCAGGTCGATATCGGCTTTGGCGAGTCCTAGTGACCGACAAAAGCGTCTGGCATCGATGGTGCCTAATTGCGAATGATCGCCGCCGCGGCCTTTGGCGATATCATGAAAGATCGCAGCCAAATAGAGTAAATGTGGCTGGCTAAAGTCATTGAACAGTTGGCTGCATAACGGAAACTCATGTCGCAAATCTGGCTTGGCAAAGCGGCGTAAATTACGCAACACATTCAGGGTGTGTTCATCGACGGTGTAGACATGAAATAAATCATGCTGCATTTGCGCGATGACCCGGCCAAATACCGGAATGTAACGACCCAGAATGCCATATCGGTTCATGCGGCGCATGCCGCGATGGACGCCTTCGCGGCTTTGCAGAATCTGCAGAAATAGCGCTTTATGCGCGGCATTCTGTCTAAAACTGCGGTCAATTAATGGCTGCGCATCTTGCAATGCCCTCACGAGCGGCGCGCTAAAGCCAGTGATGGCGGGATGCTGCTGTAACAATTGAAAGCAGCGCAGGAGGGCGCCAGGTTTACGTTGAAACAAATCCGGCGTTTGTACACTTAACAAGCCTTGTGATAGCGTAAAGTCTTCGTCGATGACGGTGGGTGGCTCACTTGGCGGGTTCACCCGTGCATGCATACGTTTGAGCAGCACCTCGTTTTCAATGATGATGGCCCTGGCGCTGCGATAAAAGCCTTGCATCAGTTGCTCGCTGGCGCGTTTTTGCGGCGTGGTCTGATAGCCCATTTGTTCGGCCAGTGTGTTCTGAAAATCAAATACCAAACGATCTTCTCGGCGGTTGGCCAACAAGTGTAAGCGGATGCGCAAGTTGTGTAGCAAGCGCTCATGCTGCTTGAGTTGGTTGGCTTGGCTGCGACTCAACAGGCCAGCATCGACCAAGCCGCTCCAATCTTTCCCCAAGCCTTGGCTTTGGGCAACCCACAAAATCATATGTAAATCGCGTAGTCCGCCCGGACTCTCTTTGATATTGGGTTCTAGGTTATAGGCGGTATCATGAAATTTGGCGTGGCGAATTTGTTGCTCACGCAGCTTTTCGGCAAAAAAACGGCCTTGATCGAGTTGCGCTTGTAACGATTGCGTCAAGGCATTGAAAGTTGGGCGATGACCGGTCAGCCAGCGCGCCTCTAACAGATTGGTCATTATGGTGACGTCCAGCTTGGCTTCGTCCAGACACTCTTGCAGTGTCCTCACGCTGTGACCGATATTAAGCCCAATATCCCACAAGGTGCCAATCAGCGACTCCACTTCGGTTTGCAAGTCAGCATCACTGACTTCTGGCATCAAAATTAATAAATCAATGTCAGAGTGCGGAAACATCTCTCCCCGGCCATAGCCGCCAACGGCAATCAGGCTGACGCTGGCAGGCAGCGCGTAGCTGCGCCACAGGTCTCGCAACAGTTGATCCAAGACCCGCGTATGCTGTTGCAATAGCGTTTTGGCTTGTGGCTTAGCCAGATAGGCGTCGGCAATTTTTTGACGCGCCTGTTGTAGCGCATCACGCCAGTGTTTGAGCTGTTCCTTGCTGATCACGGTCATGTGGCAATGAACCTCAATGCTAGCGTCAATTACAGGGTTGGTCGTGCTGGTGTGCCAGCAGACACGGTCATGATTTCAAAGCCATCTTCGGTGACCAATACGGTGTGCTCCCATTGCGCAGACAAACTGCGGTCTTTGGTGACCACGGTCCAACCATCGGGCATGAATTTGATCTCGCGGCGGCCAGCGTTGATCATGGGTTCGATGGTGAAAATCATCCCGGCTTTGAGGGGCAGGCCAGCGCCGGCTTTGCCATAATGTAGCACTTGTGGTTCGCAATGAAATTTTTTGCCAATGCCGTGGCCGCAGAACTCACGCACGATACTGTAGCCATTTTTTTCGGCAAACGATTGAATGGCATAGCCAATATCGCCCAGCGTGTTACCAGGTTTGACTTGTTCTATGCCGCGCCACATGGCCTGATAAGTGAGATCGCACAAGCGTTTGGCTTGTGGTGATACCGCACCCACTAGGAACATCCGCGAGGTGTCGCCGTGGTAGCCGTCTTTGATGACTGTGATATCGAGATTCACAATATCGCCCGCCTTTAGCGCTTTCTCACTCGGCACCCCATGGCAAATTTGTTGATTAATTGAGGTGCAGATCGACTTTGGATAAGGCGTATGGCCGTCGGGCGCGTAATTCAGCGGCGCGGGAATGGCTTGCTGCACGTTTACGATGTAATCGTGGCACAGCTGGTCCAGTTGATTGGTGGTGACCCCTGGAACGACAAACGGGCTGATGTAATCAAGCACCTCTGAGGCCAGGCGGCCAGCGATGCGCATTTTTTCAATTTCTTCGGGAGTGTGCAGAATAATCGCCATAGGCCAGATGACTTTCAAAACCTGGTGACAAAACACCAAAGCTTGGGAATCAATAACTAAAATTGCATTCTAACATAGGCAATTATGCGGTATCACTAAAGTCGTGGGCCTTTTATGCCGATAACACGGATATGCCGTAAAAAAACAAACAGGCGTTTAAATCTGCGATTGATTACGGCATCGCATTTGGCCGCGATGTTTTATACTCGGCCGCAACAATGAAGCTGGAGCGAACACATGGTGACACTCACCGAAGCTAGGGCCAACCGAACCGTCAAAGACTGGGTCGCTTTTTTAAAGCAGGCGGATACGCCGGTATTGCGCCAAACGGCTAGAGAGTTAGCACAGTTGCGCGAGCGTGAGGAAGAGACAGGCGCCCGCGACATCACCCGAGTGGTGATCAATGATCCGCTGATGGTGTTCAAGGTGTTGACCTATGCCAATAATCACCGCAGCCGTCATCAGTTGCAAGACCTGGTGCAGGTAGAACAGGCCCTGATGATGATGGGCAGCAGCACGTTTTTCGAGCAGATTCCAACCGAGCGCCATGTCGAGGATGTGCTGAATCAGCATGTGCCAGCGCTGATCGACCTCTTAAAGCTGATGGTGCGCGCACATCGCGCCGGCTATTTTGCCGCAGAGTTTGCCGCGCATCTGATGGACTTGCATGCAGAAGAAGTGCGTGTTGCGGCCTCACTGTATGATTTTGCTGAGATGCTGATGTGGTGCTTTTATCCAGAGGCCATGGACGAGATCAGTCAGCGCCAATCTGCGGATAAAACTTTACGCAGTCGAGTGGTGCAGCAAGAAGTGCTGGGGTTTCGGTTGTTAGACTTGCAAGCGGAGCTCGTGAGAGCTTTTAATCTGCCAGCGCTATTAAATGACTTAATGGACGAGCAACGCGCCCATTTGCCGAGGGTACGCAATGTGCAGTTGGCGGTGAATCTTGCCCGGCATTCAGCGGACGGTTGGGACAATGCGGCGTTGCCGGACGACTATAAAGACATTGCGCAGTTGCTACATGTGGATGTAGATCGCGTGCGACATATTGTCGGTGTGCCGCAGTCGCGCAGCTAAACCGTCAGTGCTCGATTGCACGTTGGGCTAAGCAATCGGTAATCGCTTGGTGGACTTCATCAATCACCTGTTCCCAAGGTTGATTCAGTGCTTGCCTGAACAGTCGCATCCCGGGATACCAAGGGCTATCCTCACGGGTCTGCAACCAGCGAAAATGCGCTTGATGCGGCAATAGCAACCAGACGCGTTTCCCTAATGCCGCGGCCAAATGTGCGACCGCAGTATCCACAGAAATCACTAAATCCATCTGCATAATCAGCCCGGCCGTATCAGTGAAATTGGTCAGTGCCGGATGATGACACTCCAGCATTGGGAAACGCTTGAGCATAATGTGGTCTTCCCGGCGAAACTCCTTTTGCAAACTGTGCCATTCCACCTCCATTTGCAGCAATGGCGCCATCAGGTAGAGCGGGATACTCCGTCGTTTGTCATATTTATTGTCTGCATCGCCACACCAGTTGAGTCCAATGCGCAGGCGTCTGGTCGGCCCCAGCAACTGCTGCCAAGGTGCGCTATAGCGGGCATCGATGGCAAGGTAAGGCAGACTCGCCGGGATCGTGTCTGGCCGCGTTTTAAATACGGCTGGTAGGCTCAGCATCGGGCAATACACATCAAAATGCGGCAACGGTCGGCCATCTTTGCAAATGACCAAGATGGCTGCATCCTGCGCCCAAAATGCATGCAGCAGATCAAACAGCGCCTCAGGCACCGCGACAATAATCTGATTGGGTTTGAAGGTTTTGATCAATGGGAGGTAGCGGCAATACTGCAAGGTGTCGCTTAAACTCATCTCAGCCAGAATCAGAATCGTTTTACCCACCAGCGAGCCGGTCTCTCGCCACAAGGCCTCGGCAGGCAGCGATGGCTTTTCAGGCAATATTTGAAAACGCGATGCGTACATCGGCCAGCCGTCGTCGTATTCGCCGCGGGCCAGTTTTAACATGCTTAGATAATATTGCGCCTGTGCATGGTGGGGGGCATGTTGCAACGCCGACTCTAGGCAGGTGTAAGACTCCTCGGCATCCCCATTTTCAAACAGCGCTAAGCCCAAATTACAATGGGCGGACGCATAGCCCGGGTTTAATTGCAGTGCTTGCCTGAAATCTGCAATCGCGGCCGGATACTGGCCGAGTTGACACAGCACGACGCCACGGTTGTTGTAGGGAGCCGGTAAGTTGGGCTGGTGTGCAATGGCCTCATCAAAGCTGGCCAAAGCGGCCTGTGTATTGCCTTGTTGTTGCAAAATGAGTGCACGTTGATGATAGGCCTCGGCAAAGGTAGGCTGAATATCAATGGCACGCTGCATACATTGCAAAGCCTCATCCGTGGCCTGCAATTGCTGGCAAAGCACCCCTAGTCGATATTGGAATTGCGCATGTTCAGGATGGGCGATAATCGCTTGTCTGAGCATGTTGGCGGCCTGTGACTGCTGTTGTGTTTGCAGCATTAGGTCGACACACTCGGTAAAGGCTTGAATCAGTTGCGGCGCTAATTTGGTTGCTGTGCGCAGCCGTAAAATGGCTTCTTGGGTGCGGCCGAGATTTCTCAGCGCCCGCGCATCCAGAAAATATAATTGGGCCTGCTTGGGATCCAGCGCAATGGCTTGTTTGTAAGATTCATGGGCGGCTTTGAATTGCTGCGTGCGCATGTGCAGATTGGCCAATTGTAGACGCAACTCTAACAGCGTCGGCTGCAGACTGATGGCTTGCAGAAAATACTGCTCTGCCGCATGAAACTCTTCATTTTGCAGCATAATGCTGGCCAGCTTTTGGTAGGCATCCCAACGTTGCGGGTCATGCGCAATCAGTTTGAGTAGTTTTGCAATGGCTTCATTATTCATAGGAGTGACTGCAACACTTCAGACGTTTGCGTGTGACCTTAAATTGACAGATGGCGGATTAAGGTACAATAAGCAGCTGAATGCGTCAACGACCAAACGGTCATCAGACCAAACTTTAAGTCACTGCCGGTGTAGAGAGGAAAGCAAATAATGCTCATCAAATTGATCATGTACGGACTGTTATTATGGCTGGCCGTTTGGGGGTATCGTCAATATCAGCAGCCTTCGACACGCGTTAGTGTCGGCATGAAAGCACCGGACTTTAACCTGCCTGACGCGACTGGCAATGTCCGTCGTTTGGCCGATTGGCAAGGCAAGTGGCTGGTGCTGTATTTTTATCCCAAAGATGACACGCCGGGTTGTACGCGCGAGGCTTGTCACTTTAGGGACGATATTCAACAGATTCATGCCCTAGGCGCAGAGGTGATCGGCATCAGCGTAGACACCGTTGCCAGCCATGCCAAATTTGCGCAAAAGCACCGCTTATCTTTTCCATTGCTGGCGGATAGTAATGGTCAGGTCGCCGACACCTATGGCGCATTGTTGAACTTAGGCGTGTTTCAAGCGGCCAAACGGATGACTTTTATCATCGACCCGCAAGGGATGGTCGCGCAGACCTACAGCAACGTCAATCCAGATGGCCATAGTCAGGCGATTATTGACGACCTCAAACGATTGTCAGCATTTTAAAAGGCGAGGTTATGCAAGCACTCTCTCTGATTGTGGCGCATGCGGATCACCAGGTGATCGGCCACAACAATCAATTACCATGGCATCTGCCCGAAGACCTCAAGCGGTTTAAACAACTAACCATGGGCCATCACATCATCATGGGTCGCAAAACCTTTGAATCTCTTGGGCGTTTGCTGCCCGGTCGCACTTCTGTGATTGTGACGCGCGACGCTGCCTATGCCGTGGCAGGCGCCAAAATTGCCCACTCATTACCGGAGGCGTTGGCGGCGTGTGCTGGAGATGATGAGCCCTTTTTAATCGGTGGGGCAGAGCTCTACGCGCAAGGGCTGGCTTATGTCACGCGCCTGTACATCACGCGCGTCAAGGCGCAGGTGGAAGGGGATGCGTTTTTTCCTGAGATGAACATGCATGAGTGGGTATTGCAAAGCGAGGAGAGTCATACCTCGGGCAATGGCTTGCAGTATAGTGATCTGGTTTATCAGCGTCGCTGATTTGGATGATTTGACCAGACAGATATAGTCTTAAAAAAGTCATTTTTTAATGGGGGTGTTGATGCATTGCTTTTCGCCTTTTCGGCGAGTTACTTTTTTTGCTTGCTCAAAGAATAAGTCACCAAAAGAAACGCACCCCAGCTTCCGCTTTTAACCTGTGCTACTCGGTTTGCCGGGCGTCCATCGAAACTCGCCCTGACAAGCTACACAAGACGTGGCTTGCTGGGTGCGCAAGCCGCCAGAGCGAGTTCCGATGGGCGCCCATTTTGACGCGCAGCGCAAGGAAGGCGAAGGCCGTGATGCCTGGGTGTCTTCCTCTTTGGTTACTTGTCTTAAGGACAAGCGCCAGAGAGTGCCTCGCCTAGAGGGGCGAAAAGCAAGAATGCATGTAATCGCAACGGCCCTAAAAACAAAAAAGGGAACGCTTTGGCGTTCCCTCATGCCGCATTACTAGAAACTAATCTTCCTGCTGCACACAATCCACGTAATACACTGCTTTACCATCGATAATTTGTTTTACCAGGCCGTGGTTATCCGTCTCAAACCCTGGGAATTTCTCATTGAATTCACGTGCGAACCTGAGGTAGTTCACAATGACCTTGTTAAAACGTTCTCCCGGGATCAGCAAAGGAATGCCGGGCGGGTAGGGTGTTAACAATACCGCTGTCACGCGGCCTTCAAGATCATCAATCGCGACACGTTCAATCTTACGGTGCGCCATTTTTGAAAACGCATCCGTCGGTTTCATCGCGGGCACCATGTCGGATAGATACATTTCAGTGGTCAGACGTGCCACATCATTGGCTTTGTATACTTCGTGAATCTGGGTAGATAAATCTTTCAGACCAATCCGTTCATAGCGCGGATGTTTCTGTACAAACTCTGGCAATACTTTCCACAATGGCTGGTTTTTATCGTAATCGTCTTTGAACTGTTGCAAAGCGGCAACCATGGTGTTCCAGCGGCCTTTGGTGATGCCAATGGTGAACATGATAAAGAACGAGTACAGACCTGTTTTTTCGACAATGACGCCGTGTTCAGCCAAATACTTGGTCACAATCGCGGCTGGAATGCCAAACTCTTCAGAGAAATCACCGTCCACATCGAGGCCGGGGGTGATGATGGTGGCCTTGATCGGGTCGAGCATGTTAAAGCCTTCAGCTAAGTTGCCGAAGCCATGCCAGCGTTCGTTGGCTTTGAGCATCCATGCGTCGCGCTCTTCTAAGCCATCTTCAGATAAATCTGTTGGCCCCCAAACCTTAAACCACCAATCCGTGCCCCATTCTTCGTCAACCTTGCGCATCGCACGGCGGAAATCCAGCGCTTCTTTCAGTGACTCTTCAACCAGCGCAGTGCCGCCAGGCGCCTCCATCATGGCCGCAGCGACATCGCAACTCGCAATAATTGAATATTGCGGGCTGGTGGAGGTATGCATCAGATACGCCTCGTTAAACAAGTCTCTATCAAGGTGATTGTCTTGCGCGTCTTGCACCAGAATTTGCGATGCCTGACTCAAGCCCGCCAGCAGTTTGTGCGTGGATTGGGTAGAAAACACCATGGATTCTTTGCAGCGCGGACGGTCTGCGCCAATCGCATGATAATCGCCGTAAAAATCATGGAAAGTGGCATGCGGCAGCCAAGCCTCATCAAAGTGCAAGGTGTCAATCTTGCCGTCGAGCATTTCTTTGATTTCTTCTACGTTATACAACACCCCATCATAGGTCGATTGCGTGATGGTGAGTACACGTGGTTTTGCGTTTTTGTCGGTCGCGAACGGATTGCGTTCGATTTTCTTCTGAATGTTTTCCCAAGCGAATTCGCTCTTTGGAATCGGACCGATAATGCCAAAGTGATTGCGTGTTGGCATCAAAAATACCGGAATCGCGCCAGTCATAATAATAGAGTGCAGCACAGACTTGTGACAGTTGCGGTCAACCACCACGATGTCTCCGGGAGCGACTGTCGAGTTCCAGACGATTTTGTTAGAGGTCGACGTGCCATTGGTGACAAAATATAAATGATCGCAATTGTAGATCCGCGCTGCATTGCGCTCGGAAGCCGCCACCGGGCCGGTGTGGTCAAGTAATTGACCTAGCTCGTCCACTGCATTACAAACGTCGGCACGCAGCATATTTTCACCAAAAAACTGGTGAAACATCTGGCCCACAGGGGATTTCAGAAAAGCGACCCCGCCCGAGTGTCCCGGGCAATGCCAAGAGTAAGAGCCGTCCGCAGCATAATGCGTGAGTGCTTTAAAAAATGGCGGGGGCAGACTATCGAGATAGGCTTTCGATTCGCGGATGATCAAGCGCGCCACAAACTCCGGCGTATCCTCGTTCATGTGGATGAAGCCGTGCAATTCGCGCAGCACATCGTTGGGGATGTGACGGCTGGTGCGGGTCTCGCCATGCAAAAAGATTGGAATTTCTTCGTTTCGGTAGCGTATTTCTGCTACAAAGTTACGCAGTTGTTCGATGGCCTCGGGCTTTTCTTCGACGATTTCTTCATCATCAATGGACAAGATAAATGCCGAGGCTCGACTTTGCTGCTGTGCAAACGACGTCAGGTCACCATAGCTGGTGACGCCAAGCACTTCAACGCCTTCCTCCTCGATGGCTTTGGCCAATACACGGATACCGAGGCCGGAAGAGTTTTCGGAACGGAAATCTTCGTCAATAATGACGACAGGAAATCTAAATTTCATTCAATGAATCCTTAACTTGTCACTGAAACGTATAACTCAAAGTGCAAAGGCACTGAGTAAGCCTTGCTATTACTCTGTGCCTTTGAAGTGGATGGTGGGCTGCTCAACGACGGGCTTATATTTTGGGTAAAGTCACACCAACTTGGCCTTGATACTTGCCGCCGCGGTCTTTATAGCTGGTTTCACAGACTTCATCAGATTCAAAAAACAGCACTTGCGCACAGCCTTCACCGGCATAAATTTTGGCCGGTAGCGGCGTGGTGTTACTGAACTCTAGTGTGACATAGCCTTCCCACTCAGGTTCAAATGGGGTGACATTCACGATAATGCCGCAACGGGCATAGGTCGACTTGCCCAAGCAAATGGTCAAGACTGAGCGAGGAATGCGAAAATATTCTACGGTACGGGCCAATGCAAACGAGTTAGGCGGAATGACACAATAGCCTTTGCCTGAGACCTCGACGAACGATTGTGGGTCGAACTGCTTTGGATCCACAATGGTGCTGTTGATATTGGTAAAGACACGGAATTCGTCAGCACAGCGGATATCGTAACCATACGAAGAGGTGCCATAGGAAACGATTTTTTCGCCGTTGACTTCACGCACTAACGTCGGCGAAAACGGCTCAATCATGCCGTGTTGTTCAGCCATTCTGCGTATCCAATTGTCCGACTTAATGCTCATTACTTTATCCCGTCTTAGCGTTGCTTGTTGCGTGCAAGGTGGCTTGCAATAAAGAGAAAAAAGCGGAGCTTAAACTCCGCTTTTAATGAGTGCAAATGATAACAACAAATGCGATCAGTTTTGCAAATTTTTTATGAATTTTTGGCGATTGAATGCGCTCGGCGGCTTTTGCCGCCGCAAGGCATTATTTGTCGCCGCCCAACTCAATGCTGTAACGCCAGAATTGGTCTTCCGCTTCAAAAATGACTTTTGATTCGAGCGGATCACGGCTACCGGCAGGGTATTGATGCACTGGGCGTTTGTCCTCAGCCCAGGCTTTTACGACGGGGTCTACCAGACGCCATTGCGCCTCTGCTTCAGAGATATGCAGATAGTTGGAGTTATCACCTTGCATCAAGTTGAGCAACAAGGCTTCATAGGCATCCACAGAATCATCGCTTTCCCAACGGTTGGCAGCATCTAATTGAATGGTACGTGTTTGAATATCCAACCCTGGAATCTTTGACTGCACTTCAAGTTTGATACATTCGCGTGGCTGAATACCGATAATTAGCCAGTTCTGATCCTGATCGTTGATCTGCAAAGGTGCTTTTTTGAAGCGAATCGAAATACGTGTATCCGCCTCGTGCAAGCGTTTGGCCGTGCGGATGTAGAACGGCACCCCTTTCCAGCGTGGATTGTCGATAAACAATTTCAAGGCTGCATAGGTTTCAACCACGCTGTCTTTGTTGCCCAGCTCGTCAAGATAACCGGGCACTTGCTCACCGTTGATGTTGCCGGCGGCGTATTGTGCGCGGAAAGCATGTTTCTCAAGCTCACTCACTGGAATAGGGCGAATTTCTTCGAGCAGCTTGATTTTCGCATCGCGTACACCTTCTGGCGTCAGGTCTTTTGGTTGCTCCATGGCTGTAAGTGCCAACGTTTGCAGAATGTGGCTCTGCAACATGTCACGCAGGGCACCCGTGCTGTCATAAAATTGTGTACGGTCACCCACGCCGAGCATTTCGGTGTTAGTGATTTGCACATGATCGATGTACTGGTTGTTCCAGATAGGCTCGAGCACGGTGTTGGTAAAGCGTTGCAACAAGATGTTTTGCAGTGCAGATTTGCCCAGATAGTGATCGATACGGTAGATCTGGCTTTCTTTGAGGTGCTTGGTGATGGCAGCCTGCAATGTTTTGGCGGATGGCAGGTCGGTGCCAAATGGCTTCTCGATCACCACACGGCGCCAGTATTTATCTTCTTGTGTTAGGCCAACATTGGCCAAGGATTCGACCACTGGTGCGAAATCCACCGGACGGACTGACAAAAAGTAGGCCAGATTTTGTGGGAAAACGCTTTCGTCACTGAGCGTTGCTTTCAGTTTGCTGAAGGCATCCGGATCCGTTGGTGGGTTGGCATGGTAGAAGTTACGCGCGATAAAACGCTCGAACACTGCTTGGTCATAGCCTTTTTTAAATTTGGTATCCAGCATGCTTTTGATGTCTGCACGCCAAGCGTCCAAGTCAACAATCTGACGACCAACGCCGATAATTTTCAGGTCATCTGGTAGACGGCCCAATAGGTCTAACCTGAATAAACCGGGATACAGTTTTACGCGGGCCAAGTTGCCGCTAGCGCCAAACAACACCAGTGTGCATGGATCAATTTTATTCGTCATTTCTAACCTTAAGATAAAAATGTAAACGGGAAAGGGCAGGCCTTTCCCATAT
This Methylophilus medardicus DNA region includes the following protein-coding sequences:
- a CDS encoding arginine/lysine/ornithine decarboxylase, which produces MKFRFPVVIIDEDFRSENSSGLGIRVLAKAIEEEGVEVLGVTSYGDLTSFAQQQSRASAFILSIDDEEIVEEKPEAIEQLRNFVAEIRYRNEEIPIFLHGETRTSRHIPNDVLRELHGFIHMNEDTPEFVARLIIRESKAYLDSLPPPFFKALTHYAADGSYSWHCPGHSGGVAFLKSPVGQMFHQFFGENMLRADVCNAVDELGQLLDHTGPVAASERNAARIYNCDHLYFVTNGTSTSNKIVWNSTVAPGDIVVVDRNCHKSVLHSIIMTGAIPVFLMPTRNHFGIIGPIPKSEFAWENIQKKIERNPFATDKNAKPRVLTITQSTYDGVLYNVEEIKEMLDGKIDTLHFDEAWLPHATFHDFYGDYHAIGADRPRCKESMVFSTQSTHKLLAGLSQASQILVQDAQDNHLDRDLFNEAYLMHTSTSPQYSIIASCDVAAAMMEAPGGTALVEESLKEALDFRRAMRKVDEEWGTDWWFKVWGPTDLSEDGLEERDAWMLKANERWHGFGNLAEGFNMLDPIKATIITPGLDVDGDFSEEFGIPAAIVTKYLAEHGVIVEKTGLYSFFIMFTIGITKGRWNTMVAALQQFKDDYDKNQPLWKVLPEFVQKHPRYERIGLKDLSTQIHEVYKANDVARLTTEMYLSDMVPAMKPTDAFSKMAHRKIERVAIDDLEGRVTAVLLTPYPPGIPLLIPGERFNKVIVNYLRFAREFNEKFPGFETDNHGLVKQIIDGKAVYYVDCVQQED
- the dcd gene encoding dCTP deaminase → MSIKSDNWIRRMAEQHGMIEPFSPTLVREVNGEKIVSYGTSSYGYDIRCADEFRVFTNINSTIVDPKQFDPQSFVEVSGKGYCVIPPNSFALARTVEYFRIPRSVLTICLGKSTYARCGIIVNVTPFEPEWEGYVTLEFSNTTPLPAKIYAGEGCAQVLFFESDEVCETSYKDRGGKYQGQVGVTLPKI
- the zwf gene encoding glucose-6-phosphate dehydrogenase, which produces MTNKIDPCTLVLFGASGNLARVKLYPGLFRLDLLGRLPDDLKIIGVGRQIVDLDAWRADIKSMLDTKFKKGYDQAVFERFIARNFYHANPPTDPDAFSKLKATLSDESVFPQNLAYFLSVRPVDFAPVVESLANVGLTQEDKYWRRVVIEKPFGTDLPSAKTLQAAITKHLKESQIYRIDHYLGKSALQNILLQRFTNTVLEPIWNNQYIDHVQITNTEMLGVGDRTQFYDSTGALRDMLQSHILQTLALTAMEQPKDLTPEGVRDAKIKLLEEIRPIPVSELEKHAFRAQYAAGNINGEQVPGYLDELGNKDSVVETYAALKLFIDNPRWKGVPFYIRTAKRLHEADTRISIRFKKAPLQINDQDQNWLIIGIQPRECIKLEVQSKIPGLDIQTRTIQLDAANRWESDDSVDAYEALLLNLMQGDNSNYLHISEAEAQWRLVDPVVKAWAEDKRPVHQYPAGSRDPLESKVIFEAEDQFWRYSIELGGDK